The following proteins are encoded in a genomic region of Balneola vulgaris DSM 17893:
- a CDS encoding SDR family oxidoreductase codes for MFSESTLANNTILITGGGSGLGLAMAKGFCRSGANVAICGRTEEKLIKATKEIENEREDSKVGYYICDVRDHDAVSKMIEAVVADFGSLEGLVNNAAGNFLSASEDLTPGGFKAVVDIVLHGSFNCTHAFGNYLIDNEREGNILNIVTTYAESTGCAFVLPSACSKAGVLAMTRSLAFEWAEYGIRVNAIAPGPFPTKGAWSRLVPSKIFEKKFINKIPMKRYGEHEELANLATFLMSDLAPFITGESVVIDGGERLQAGQFNFINDLMSRKKLKAAFKAMRPKK; via the coding sequence ATGTTTAGTGAATCTACTCTAGCAAATAATACCATTTTAATTACAGGCGGTGGAAGTGGATTAGGCCTTGCCATGGCTAAAGGGTTTTGTCGTTCTGGGGCTAATGTAGCTATCTGTGGACGTACAGAAGAGAAACTTATCAAAGCTACTAAAGAGATAGAGAACGAACGTGAAGACTCGAAAGTAGGCTACTATATTTGTGATGTAAGAGATCATGATGCCGTAAGTAAAATGATTGAAGCGGTCGTGGCTGATTTTGGAAGCTTAGAAGGGCTAGTGAATAATGCAGCGGGTAACTTCTTGTCCGCTTCGGAAGACCTAACCCCGGGCGGCTTTAAAGCGGTGGTGGATATAGTTCTGCATGGAAGCTTTAACTGTACACATGCTTTTGGTAACTACCTAATCGACAATGAAAGAGAAGGAAATATTCTGAACATCGTTACCACCTATGCTGAAAGTACAGGGTGCGCATTTGTTCTACCATCGGCGTGTAGTAAAGCGGGAGTATTAGCCATGACTCGATCTTTGGCCTTTGAGTGGGCAGAATACGGAATACGTGTAAATGCCATTGCGCCAGGTCCATTCCCAACAAAAGGGGCTTGGTCGAGATTAGTGCCTTCCAAAATATTTGAAAAAAAGTTCATCAATAAGATACCGATGAAACGCTATGGTGAACATGAAGAGCTGGCGAATTTAGCTACCTTCTTGATGTCAGATTTAGCTCCATTCATTACCGGTGAAAGTGTGGTAATTGATGGCGGTGAACGATTGCAAGCAGGTCAATTCAATTTTATAAACGATTTGATGTCGCGCAAAAAGTTAAAAGCAGCATTTAAAGCAATGCGCCCTAAAAAATAA
- a CDS encoding thiolase family protein yields MSNLREAYIVAAKRTACGKANKGSLRFTRPDTLGGEVIKDLLSSIPSIQPEMIEDVIMGCAFPEASQGLNIARQIALLGGLPDKVPGVTVNRFCSSGLQTIAMASERIMVGAADVMIAGGVESMSLVPMGGMSVQPNPTLVNESPGIYINMGLTAENVASKYSVNREDQDEFAYHSHQKAINAWESGRFDEQITPIQVTEKKVSAEGEIIESNFTFQKDEGPRGDTSVEVLNKLRAVFKAGGSVTAGNSSQMNDAASAVLIVSGEKVKELGLTPIARYVGFAVAGVAPEYMGIGPVEAIPKLMNQTGLKLSQIDLIELNEAFAAQSLAVMRELDMNPDITNVNGGAIAMGHPLGCTGAKLTTQILHEMQLRKSKYGLVTMCIGGGMGAAGIFENLKR; encoded by the coding sequence ATGTCGAACTTAAGAGAAGCTTATATAGTTGCAGCAAAAAGAACGGCTTGTGGTAAAGCTAACAAAGGCTCATTGAGGTTTACGCGTCCGGATACCTTAGGGGGTGAAGTAATCAAAGATTTACTATCGAGTATTCCTTCAATTCAGCCTGAGATGATTGAAGATGTGATAATGGGATGTGCGTTTCCGGAAGCCTCACAAGGATTGAATATTGCTCGCCAAATTGCACTGTTAGGTGGGTTACCCGATAAGGTGCCTGGTGTAACCGTAAACAGATTTTGTTCCTCAGGATTGCAGACCATTGCAATGGCCTCTGAACGCATAATGGTAGGAGCCGCAGATGTGATGATTGCAGGCGGTGTGGAATCTATGTCGCTTGTGCCTATGGGGGGTATGTCGGTACAACCGAATCCAACTTTGGTGAATGAATCACCCGGTATTTATATCAATATGGGCCTTACAGCTGAAAATGTAGCTTCTAAATATTCAGTAAATCGTGAGGATCAAGATGAGTTTGCATACCATAGTCATCAAAAAGCGATAAATGCATGGGAAAGCGGTCGCTTTGATGAGCAGATAACTCCAATTCAAGTTACCGAGAAAAAGGTAAGTGCAGAGGGTGAGATCATCGAATCGAACTTTACGTTTCAAAAAGATGAAGGCCCAAGAGGGGATACTTCCGTTGAAGTTCTAAATAAACTGCGTGCGGTATTTAAAGCAGGTGGATCTGTAACGGCGGGTAACTCTTCACAAATGAATGATGCGGCTTCGGCTGTACTAATAGTGAGTGGTGAAAAAGTAAAGGAACTTGGGTTAACACCTATAGCTCGTTATGTGGGATTTGCTGTGGCAGGAGTTGCCCCTGAGTACATGGGCATTGGACCTGTTGAGGCTATTCCAAAGCTAATGAATCAAACAGGGTTAAAGCTTTCGCAGATAGATTTAATAGAATTAAATGAAGCTTTTGCCGCACAATCGCTTGCTGTAATGCGTGAACTAGATATGAACCCAGACATCACCAACGTAAATGGCGGCGCTATTGCAATGGGACATCCTCTAGGGTGTACAGGTGCTAAATTAACCACTCAAATTCTTCATGAAATGCAGTTGCGGAAATCTAAATATGGATTAGTGACGATGTGTATTGGTGGTGGAATGGGTGCAGCAGGAATCTTTGAAAACCTAAAACGATAA
- a CDS encoding fatty acid desaturase family protein, translating into MAQKVSFNNKIDREFSKAVKNRVQQYFDEQGISKHANVQMVLKTLIILTVYVGAYLGILFGGLPLSTMWVLCLVMGIGMAGIGFSISHDALHGSYSSNNKVNTLIGLTFDLAGANGYIWKITHNIIHHTYTNIHGHDEDLEVAEFIRLSPHSEYKPIHRLQHILAFPAYSFATLFWVFVKDYWYFFKPELGPYENKKHPLKEWVILIVTKALYYTYTLVLPYLLLDITWYQLAIGFVSLHLTAGLILGIIFQLAHVVEETTHPIPNEQNMIENHWVIHEMLTTNNFARENKVLSWYIGGLNYQIEHHLFPKVCSIHYPKISPIVEETAKEFGIPYNCHDTFTEAVQSHYKTLKKFGDPNFTWSPSLA; encoded by the coding sequence ATGGCACAAAAAGTTAGCTTTAATAATAAAATTGATCGCGAGTTCAGCAAAGCGGTTAAGAACAGAGTACAACAATATTTTGATGAACAAGGCATTTCGAAGCATGCCAATGTTCAGATGGTATTAAAAACACTCATCATATTAACAGTATATGTAGGTGCCTATTTAGGAATATTATTTGGGGGACTGCCACTATCTACAATGTGGGTACTTTGCCTAGTAATGGGTATTGGCATGGCAGGTATTGGTTTCTCAATATCTCATGATGCGCTGCATGGCTCATACTCTTCCAATAATAAAGTAAACACGCTCATTGGGCTCACCTTCGACCTTGCTGGAGCTAATGGTTACATCTGGAAGATAACCCATAATATCATTCATCATACTTACACAAATATTCACGGGCATGATGAAGATTTAGAAGTAGCTGAGTTTATTCGGTTATCACCGCACTCTGAATACAAGCCAATTCATCGGCTTCAACATATTTTAGCCTTCCCCGCTTATAGCTTTGCTACCTTATTTTGGGTTTTTGTGAAAGACTATTGGTACTTCTTCAAACCGGAATTAGGACCTTACGAAAACAAGAAGCATCCTTTAAAGGAATGGGTGATACTAATTGTTACTAAAGCTCTGTATTACACTTACACCCTAGTATTGCCATACTTACTCCTGGATATAACTTGGTATCAGCTCGCCATCGGTTTTGTAAGCCTTCACCTTACTGCAGGACTTATACTAGGTATCATCTTTCAATTAGCTCATGTAGTGGAAGAAACCACACACCCTATTCCCAATGAGCAAAACATGATTGAGAATCATTGGGTGATACACGAAATGTTGACTACCAATAATTTTGCTAGAGAAAACAAGGTATTATCTTGGTACATCGGTGGGTTGAATTACCAAATTGAACACCACTTATTTCCAAAAGTGTGTAGCATACATTATCCAAAAATTAGTCCTATTGTTGAAGAAACAGCCAAAGAATTCGGCATTCCTTATAACTGCCATGATACTTTTACTGAAGCTGTTCAATCTCATTATAAGACATTAAAAAAATTCGGAGACCCAAACTTTACTTGGTCTCCCTCGCTCGCCTAA
- a CDS encoding PspC domain-containing protein: MPAKLRKSRKDKMLAGVCAGIAEYLGWDPTIVRILFVIFAFSYGMAILAYFILAIVMPD; the protein is encoded by the coding sequence ATGCCTGCTAAATTAAGAAAGTCTAGAAAAGATAAAATGCTTGCTGGTGTTTGTGCTGGTATAGCTGAATACTTAGGATGGGATCCAACCATTGTTCGTATTTTATTCGTGATATTCGCTTTCAGTTATGGAATGGCCATCCTTGCTTACTTTATCTTGGCTATTGTAATGCCCGACTAA
- a CDS encoding replication-associated recombination protein A has protein sequence MDLFNTNPSDTSSDQPSMSQTDSSEPLATRMRPQSLSEFAGQEHLVGEGKMLRRMIESGVIGSLIFYGPPSSGKTTLANVISKEIKASFQVINAVLDGIKELRSVVEKAEKLKKLNGRKTILFVDEIHRWNKAQQDALLPHLESGIITLVGATTENPFYSLVNPLLSRCQLFELHPLNQGEVRRMLVRALEDEEKGLGSVDIKVEKEALDHLAEYAGGDVRNALNALEVAVLSTKKSEDDNINITLSIAKESIQRRNVRYDRTGDEHYHYASAFIKSMRGSDPDAALYWMNAMLNGGDDPNFIFRRLLIFASEDVGIGEPNALSIVNSCHEAFLKTGMPEGMYFLSHACIYLALCPKSNSTKAIFEARSEIENYGVQEVPAYLKDKTANKVSARYLGVENASKDYKYPHAYPGNWVEQKYLPHKIDHKKFYEAGVEGREGLLIKRLNELKKRST, from the coding sequence ATGGACTTATTTAACACCAACCCTTCTGATACTTCCTCCGATCAACCTTCAATGTCTCAAACAGATTCTAGTGAACCGTTAGCAACCCGAATGCGTCCACAGTCCTTGAGTGAGTTTGCAGGCCAAGAGCATTTAGTTGGTGAAGGGAAGATGCTTCGTAGAATGATTGAAAGTGGGGTGATCGGATCATTAATTTTTTATGGCCCACCTAGTTCAGGAAAGACTACACTTGCGAATGTTATCTCAAAAGAGATTAAGGCTAGTTTTCAGGTAATCAATGCCGTGCTTGATGGTATTAAAGAGCTGAGATCGGTTGTAGAAAAAGCGGAGAAACTGAAAAAATTGAATGGCCGGAAGACTATTCTTTTTGTGGATGAAATTCATCGATGGAACAAGGCTCAACAAGATGCTTTATTACCTCATCTTGAATCAGGCATCATTACTTTAGTGGGAGCAACTACTGAGAACCCATTTTACTCTCTGGTAAATCCATTGCTTTCTAGATGCCAATTATTCGAACTACATCCACTTAACCAGGGGGAAGTTCGAAGGATGCTAGTACGAGCCTTAGAGGATGAAGAAAAAGGACTTGGAAGCGTTGATATAAAGGTGGAGAAAGAAGCACTTGATCATTTAGCTGAATATGCGGGTGGGGATGTAAGAAATGCACTAAATGCTTTAGAAGTAGCGGTATTATCTACCAAGAAATCCGAAGATGATAACATTAATATTACACTTAGCATTGCAAAGGAAAGTATTCAAAGGCGAAATGTGAGATATGACCGAACAGGTGATGAACATTATCACTATGCATCTGCTTTTATAAAGTCGATGCGAGGGTCAGACCCAGACGCTGCATTATATTGGATGAATGCGATGTTAAATGGGGGAGATGATCCTAATTTTATATTCAGACGCCTCCTAATTTTTGCTAGTGAAGATGTGGGTATTGGCGAACCAAATGCATTATCAATCGTGAATTCATGCCATGAAGCATTCTTAAAAACGGGTATGCCTGAAGGGATGTATTTTTTATCTCATGCCTGTATATATCTAGCACTTTGTCCGAAGAGTAATAGCACAAAAGCAATATTCGAAGCTCGTTCTGAAATAGAGAATTATGGAGTTCAGGAAGTGCCGGCCTATCTAAAGGATAAAACAGCAAACAAAGTATCGGCACGATATTTAGGCGTTGAAAATGCTTCTAAAGACTATAAGTATCCACACGCTTATCCGGGAAATTGGGTGGAGCAGAAATACCTTCCACATAAAATAGATCATAAGAAATTTTATGAAGCAGGGGTAGAGGGGAGGGAAGGTCTACTTATAAAAAGGCTCAACGAGCTAAAGAAAAGAAGTACCTAA
- a CDS encoding 3-hydroxyacyl-CoA dehydrogenase/enoyl-CoA hydratase family protein, with product MKSGKRRIRKVAVLGSGVMGSQIAAHCVNAGLEVILLDLKSEDAKQPNKMVEDSLKKIQKLKPAPFGKNDFIHRIEIGNFDDDFDKLADCDWICEVIIERMDIKKSMVARIDEIRKKSAIVSSNTSGLPIHEIAEDCSEDFKAHFLGTHFFNPPRYMKLLEVIPTQATDSSVTEFMQRFCEKVLGKGVVVCNDTPNFIANRVGIFSIGSMMPYFFEGDFRAEEIDLLTGTLTGYSKAATFRTGDMAGLDVTLHVANNIIPAIEHDERQQVFDLPEKFKEIVASGKIGNKAGEGFYKKVQQGKKREFLVINPETLEYESQQELNDPLLDEAQKIKDTRERLKFLVNSEGRIADFIWQTQKDLLLYAANRIPEITSSPLAVDRAMKWGFNWELGPFERWDALGVEDTVERLKSEGEEIPKLVQVLLAKGHTSFYKDDQVYDADESQQIPIPPKAVGQLTASEVRRSNTPVFENNSAALHDMGDGVALFEFKTKNATLGFELVQSLEKSLDLVAEKFDALVLGHDGDNFAYGANLMEALQAHQSGDWDKVVEAVTGFQRTAVKLRYSPFPVVAAAHGRTLGGGTEFCLYADKVVAHHELYMGLVEIGVGLIPAGGGTTELLKRAMYKLEGEADPLPFIREAFKVMGMAKVSESAHQAKEMNFLQDTDLIVMNRDLLLAQAKEAALSMVEEGYLPPAKTNIQVLGETALSALKLMLYVMHESKFITDYDKVVAERLAFVLAGGDLSEAQSVPEEYLLKLEREAILNCLKDERTLARMEHMLKTGNPLRN from the coding sequence ATGAAATCAGGAAAACGAAGAATTCGAAAAGTAGCCGTACTCGGATCGGGTGTAATGGGAAGCCAAATAGCCGCTCATTGCGTTAACGCTGGCCTTGAAGTAATCCTTTTAGATTTAAAAAGTGAGGATGCTAAACAACCTAATAAGATGGTTGAAGACAGCTTAAAGAAGATTCAAAAGCTGAAACCTGCACCTTTCGGAAAGAATGATTTCATACATCGTATTGAAATAGGCAATTTTGACGACGACTTTGATAAACTCGCTGATTGCGATTGGATATGTGAGGTGATCATCGAACGGATGGATATCAAAAAGTCGATGGTAGCCCGCATAGATGAAATAAGAAAAAAATCGGCCATTGTAAGTTCTAATACTTCTGGCTTACCTATCCATGAGATAGCAGAAGATTGTAGCGAAGATTTTAAAGCCCACTTTTTAGGAACACATTTTTTTAACCCACCTCGGTATATGAAATTACTGGAGGTGATTCCTACTCAAGCTACCGATTCAAGCGTCACTGAATTCATGCAAAGATTTTGTGAGAAAGTATTGGGCAAAGGAGTGGTAGTTTGTAATGATACCCCAAACTTTATCGCCAATAGAGTCGGGATTTTCTCCATTGGTAGCATGATGCCTTATTTCTTTGAGGGTGATTTCAGAGCCGAAGAAATTGATTTACTCACGGGTACATTAACAGGCTATTCGAAGGCTGCGACTTTCAGAACGGGGGATATGGCTGGTTTAGATGTAACTCTTCATGTTGCAAATAATATTATTCCCGCCATAGAACATGATGAACGCCAACAAGTGTTTGACCTGCCTGAGAAGTTCAAAGAAATTGTAGCATCAGGTAAAATTGGCAATAAAGCTGGAGAAGGATTTTATAAGAAAGTACAACAGGGTAAGAAACGTGAGTTCTTAGTTATTAATCCTGAGACTTTAGAATATGAAAGCCAGCAAGAGCTAAACGATCCACTTCTGGATGAAGCACAAAAAATCAAAGACACTCGTGAACGGCTAAAATTCCTAGTAAATAGCGAAGGGCGTATTGCTGATTTTATTTGGCAAACTCAGAAGGATTTATTGTTATATGCTGCGAATAGAATCCCAGAAATAACAAGCTCACCATTAGCGGTAGATCGTGCAATGAAATGGGGGTTCAATTGGGAATTAGGCCCATTCGAGCGTTGGGATGCATTGGGTGTAGAAGACACAGTTGAACGATTGAAATCTGAAGGAGAGGAGATTCCAAAATTGGTTCAAGTACTCCTTGCCAAAGGCCATACTTCCTTTTATAAAGATGATCAGGTGTATGATGCCGACGAATCTCAACAAATACCGATACCTCCAAAAGCAGTAGGGCAACTCACAGCTTCAGAAGTGAGAAGGTCAAACACACCAGTATTTGAAAACAACTCTGCTGCTTTGCATGATATGGGAGATGGGGTTGCTCTGTTCGAGTTTAAAACCAAGAACGCTACTTTAGGCTTTGAGTTGGTTCAATCACTTGAAAAGAGTTTAGACCTAGTAGCAGAAAAGTTTGATGCACTAGTACTTGGGCATGATGGAGACAATTTTGCTTACGGCGCCAATTTAATGGAAGCCCTACAAGCTCACCAATCAGGAGATTGGGATAAAGTGGTAGAAGCCGTGACAGGATTTCAACGTACAGCAGTGAAGTTGCGATACAGCCCCTTCCCAGTGGTAGCAGCTGCTCATGGTAGAACCTTAGGCGGTGGAACAGAATTTTGTTTGTATGCCGATAAAGTAGTAGCACATCACGAGTTATATATGGGCCTCGTTGAAATTGGGGTGGGATTAATTCCAGCTGGAGGTGGAACTACAGAGCTCTTAAAAAGAGCCATGTATAAATTAGAAGGTGAAGCCGATCCGCTACCGTTTATAAGAGAAGCATTCAAAGTAATGGGTATGGCAAAAGTTTCTGAAAGTGCTCATCAAGCAAAAGAAATGAATTTTCTTCAAGACACAGATCTCATCGTTATGAATAGAGATTTACTGTTAGCGCAGGCCAAAGAAGCAGCACTTAGTATGGTAGAAGAAGGCTACCTACCCCCAGCTAAAACCAATATACAAGTGTTAGGAGAAACCGCTTTAAGTGCATTAAAATTGATGCTATATGTTATGCATGAGTCTAAGTTCATAACAGATTATGATAAGGTTGTAGCTGAACGCCTAGCCTTTGTACTTGCCGGTGGTGATTTAAGCGAAGCTCAAAGTGTTCCCGAAGAATATCTATTGAAATTAGAAAGAGAGGCTATTCTGAATTGCTTAAAGGATGAACGAACACTCGCCCGAATGGAGCACATGCTCAAAACTGGAAACCCCCTAAGAAATTAA
- a CDS encoding M56 family metallopeptidase has translation MSSLFDFFQLFGAFVFDTIWFPVLVWSAIAAITFLVLKRLPNLDPLYHYHIRVATLFALPTGLMATYLLNYIQPANQLKEAFSPIIIIFNNPIGTPSESSISELVSNQTNWMEPNFLIGFVTFVFVVISILSLIKLMFNYTQLHQLQSSLQKQELEGDELSLQASKKKISVAYHPQNLSPFTFGWRAPLIVLPESLKQNDDKIQMAVQHELIHIKRGDYLLNLALSVIQSLFWFHPLVRFGNTEIETYREVSCDIEVLRTTDVNPKNYAQLLLELITINRGHESLIMNMALNNSTIKKRIETMKQHNIHKSSFKHGLSLLLIMTLAIVAPIACTDMRNSDQLAPEELNAINLNIDHPTIFVNGNEVATSENLVNDKIEVNALSGMGFNMGGFGTLILSTQPFEGGKEAGRIQDETINLSLKGLSIEIQNKASKISDVPMKVWAKLYAKSDQNVRFMTIAYTDLQDGSFESKYGLKEISDIKEKPTDEEVFIIVESMPELIGGMTGLQSKVNYPQEAIDQGIEGRVTVQFVVSKEGDVIDPKVVRGIGAGCDEEALRVVSEAKFKPGEQRGRKVALQMSLPILFKLTDSEF, from the coding sequence ATGAGTAGCCTGTTTGATTTCTTTCAACTGTTTGGTGCTTTCGTTTTCGACACCATTTGGTTCCCCGTATTAGTTTGGTCGGCCATAGCAGCCATTACTTTTCTCGTGCTAAAGCGTCTGCCAAATTTAGACCCTTTGTATCATTACCACATTCGTGTTGCAACGTTATTTGCTTTGCCAACGGGTTTAATGGCTACTTATCTATTGAATTACATACAGCCAGCCAATCAACTGAAAGAGGCCTTTAGTCCGATAATTATCATATTTAATAATCCTATTGGCACCCCCTCTGAATCCAGTATATCTGAGCTCGTATCCAATCAAACAAACTGGATGGAACCCAACTTTTTAATTGGATTTGTAACCTTTGTATTTGTTGTTATATCCATTCTTTCATTGATAAAGCTGATGTTCAATTATACTCAGCTTCATCAGCTACAAAGTAGCTTGCAAAAACAGGAATTAGAGGGCGATGAACTATCATTACAGGCTTCGAAAAAGAAAATATCTGTAGCTTACCACCCTCAAAATTTAAGTCCCTTTACATTTGGTTGGAGAGCTCCTCTCATCGTACTCCCTGAAAGCCTTAAACAAAATGATGATAAAATTCAGATGGCTGTTCAGCACGAGTTGATCCACATTAAACGTGGAGATTACTTACTTAATCTCGCCCTTTCAGTTATTCAATCACTGTTTTGGTTCCACCCTCTGGTTCGTTTTGGTAATACTGAAATTGAAACGTACAGAGAAGTTTCATGTGATATAGAAGTGCTTCGAACTACAGATGTGAACCCAAAAAATTACGCTCAACTACTTTTAGAATTAATAACGATAAATCGAGGTCATGAATCACTCATTATGAACATGGCTTTAAATAACTCAACAATAAAAAAACGCATCGAAACAATGAAACAACATAACATTCATAAATCGTCGTTTAAGCATGGGCTGTCGCTCTTACTTATTATGACATTAGCTATAGTAGCACCTATTGCCTGTACCGACATGCGCAATAGCGACCAATTAGCCCCTGAAGAACTAAACGCCATTAACTTGAACATCGACCATCCCACCATTTTTGTGAATGGAAATGAAGTAGCTACTTCAGAAAATTTGGTAAACGATAAAATTGAAGTAAACGCATTAAGTGGGATGGGCTTTAATATGGGTGGTTTTGGAACGCTTATACTTTCCACTCAACCTTTTGAAGGAGGAAAGGAAGCGGGAAGAATTCAAGACGAAACCATCAATCTTAGTTTGAAAGGACTCTCGATTGAAATTCAAAATAAAGCTAGCAAAATCTCTGATGTACCAATGAAAGTTTGGGCTAAGCTTTATGCAAAATCAGATCAGAACGTTCGTTTCATGACTATTGCCTATACCGATTTACAAGATGGATCCTTTGAATCGAAATATGGCTTAAAGGAAATCAGCGATATTAAAGAAAAGCCTACCGATGAAGAGGTTTTCATTATAGTTGAAAGCATGCCTGAACTTATTGGTGGAATGACAGGTCTCCAAAGCAAAGTAAACTATCCACAAGAAGCGATTGATCAGGGCATTGAAGGTAGAGTTACGGTTCAGTTCGTAGTTTCAAAAGAAGGGGACGTTATCGACCCTAAAGTAGTTCGTGGAATTGGAGCTGGTTGTGATGAGGAAGCTTTGCGAGTGGTAAGTGAAGCTAAGTTCAAACCTGGTGAGCAGCGCGGCAGAAAAGTAGCCCTTCAGATGTCGCTACCAATTTTATTTAAACTAACTGATTCTGAGTTCTAA
- a CDS encoding BlaI/MecI/CopY family transcriptional regulator, which translates to MRKSLTPLGETEMEVLHHVWELGEATVADVQKRILAKRKVAYTTVMTVMKNLNDKGYLKFRKQGVTYIYSAAIKPENVRLNLVDQLVKKVFKGSASALVQTLVKAENLEDADIKELKDLISKMEDES; encoded by the coding sequence ATGAGAAAATCACTTACCCCTCTTGGCGAAACTGAAATGGAAGTATTACATCATGTATGGGAGCTTGGTGAAGCGACCGTTGCTGATGTTCAAAAACGTATCCTGGCTAAACGAAAAGTGGCATACACCACCGTAATGACGGTAATGAAAAACCTCAACGACAAAGGGTATCTAAAATTCAGAAAGCAGGGTGTAACGTACATTTACTCAGCAGCTATCAAACCAGAGAATGTTCGGCTAAATTTAGTGGATCAACTGGTGAAGAAGGTATTTAAAGGCTCTGCATCTGCTCTTGTTCAGACATTGGTTAAAGCTGAAAATTTAGAAGACGCAGATATAAAGGAACTCAAAGACCTTATTTCTAAAATGGAGGATGAATCATGA
- a CDS encoding sensor histidine kinase: protein MTHLFIKDPRVVSFIGIVAIIGYISDTVFFYMSDGTVYLNYFTTSLTIISLLYFWIKKPSIEVALSSFIIILMVNLMVAPYLELTHTNFAAFYMRNSLIFWVILPILGLIISKPVFATCLIFYLIQFTSVIFLSNDPFLRESAITLICVFTGYVYVIFFLLKTLDQSYEARDSLITELKKNNQLLNQQSDELSALVSTKDKLFSIIAHDLQSPFMGISGLSEMIKTAAKRRELDQVEEYSSLISQTTTRTSNLLSNLLEWATTQSGKLEINVSVLDLDRYVNESIDLLSEHKKSKEIHIRKKNTNIQIQADAKGLLTILRNLISNALKFTPAGGLIVIEGHNHEHEVVVSVSDTGVGIKPAQKELLFSNDNFQSTRGTNEEQGTGIGLGLCHELVQLHNGKIWVESEVGKGSTFYISLPKVYHSPD, encoded by the coding sequence ATGACACATCTTTTCATAAAAGATCCGAGGGTAGTGTCGTTCATAGGAATTGTTGCGATTATTGGATACATATCTGATACCGTCTTTTTTTACATGAGCGATGGCACGGTCTATTTAAATTACTTTACTACAAGTCTCACAATAATTTCACTTTTATATTTTTGGATCAAAAAACCAAGCATTGAAGTAGCTCTTTCTTCTTTCATCATCATATTGATGGTCAATTTGATGGTAGCTCCTTACTTAGAGCTTACCCACACAAATTTTGCAGCCTTTTATATGAGGAATTCACTCATATTTTGGGTGATTTTACCAATTCTCGGCCTCATTATTAGCAAGCCTGTATTTGCAACCTGTTTAATATTTTACCTGATTCAATTTACTTCAGTAATATTTTTATCAAATGATCCTTTTTTAAGAGAGAGTGCAATCACGTTAATCTGTGTATTTACAGGGTATGTATATGTAATATTTTTTCTTTTAAAAACCCTAGACCAGAGTTACGAAGCTCGCGATTCACTTATCACTGAACTCAAGAAGAATAACCAGCTCCTTAACCAGCAGAGTGATGAACTCTCCGCTTTAGTATCAACTAAAGACAAATTATTCTCAATCATTGCGCACGATTTACAATCACCATTTATGGGTATTTCAGGCTTAAGCGAAATGATAAAAACAGCTGCTAAACGACGAGAACTCGATCAAGTTGAAGAATACTCTTCACTTATTTCTCAAACCACAACTCGTACAAGTAACCTATTATCAAACCTTTTAGAATGGGCTACCACGCAATCGGGCAAATTAGAAATCAACGTTAGTGTATTAGATTTAGATCGATACGTTAATGAATCGATAGATTTGCTTAGTGAACATAAAAAGAGCAAAGAGATTCATATTCGGAAAAAGAATACTAACATTCAGATACAAGCAGATGCCAAAGGACTGCTTACCATATTACGCAACCTAATATCTAACGCGTTAAAGTTTACCCCAGCAGGCGGATTAATTGTTATAGAAGGCCACAATCATGAACATGAAGTGGTGGTAAGTGTCTCAGATACAGGCGTTGGTATAAAACCTGCTCAAAAAGAGCTTCTCTTTTCCAACGATAATTTCCAAAGTACCCGAGGAACTAATGAAGAGCAGGGAACAGGAATTGGACTTGGCTTATGTCATGAACTTGTGCAGTTACATAACGGTAAAATATGGGTAGAAAGTGAAGTTGGGAAAGGATCTACCTTCTATATTTCTCTTCCTAAAGTATATCATTCTCCAGATTAA